A window of Kribbella sp. NBC_00382 genomic DNA:
ACAGTGCAATTCACCGGTACTTCGGAACGCACCGCCGCAGGCCACCCGTCATACGCGGCCTCGTACGCCGCCCGAAGCCAAGCCACACAAGTCGCGTCGTCGTAGTCGAGGAACGGCGACCACTCGGCCCATCCCGCCGGCCCTTCGAACAGCATCCCCTCGCGCACCGTGATCCCGCGGAACTTGTTCTTCAACCCGATCGCATAAGTGATCACAGCACCCCCTCCACCAGCCGCCGCCGATCAACCTTGCCCGAAGCAAGCATCGGCAACTCGCTCAGCTCCACCACTTGCCGAGGAGCCCAAGTCCGCGGCAACACCTCAGCCACAAAATCCCTGAGCACCTCTCTGTCAGCGATCCCGACCACGAACGCGACCACCCGCGAACCCCATTCACTATCGGGAACCCCAAGCACAACAGCATCCTTGACGTCCGGATGCTCCAGCAACCGCGCTTGCACGGCAGTCACCGTCACGTTCACTCCACCGGAGATGACCACATCGTCGACCCGGCCCACCACCCGCAACCGCCCATCGACAAACTCACCCCGATCCTGAGTCCGGAACCACCCGTCTTGCAGCACCTCCGCAGTCAGCTCCGGTTGCAGGCGATAACCGGAGAAGAGCGTCGGCCCGCTGATCCAGATCCGCCCTGCTCCCCCTCCACGCCCGCCGGACCGCCCGGAGGGCGGTCCGGCGGGCGGTTCTTCGTCGAGGCGCAGTCGCGTGCCGCTCAGTGGCTCGCCTGCATAGACGCAGCCGCTGCCGGTCTCAGTCATCCCGTAGGACGGGATGGCGGTGACGCCTGCGGCCGCCGCCTTCGCCTTCAGCCCGTCCGGCATCGCCGCTCCGCCGATGATGATGGCGCTGAAGCGCCGGAGCATGTCCTGGTCCTGCGGCGTCTCCAGGTAGCGGGCCAACTGCGTAGGCACCATCGCCGTGTATTGGCGTTCGGCGGTGAGAGCCATCACGCCCGCCGCGAAGGTTGGGTGATCGCTGGCGACGACCGGCGCGTAGCCAGCCAACACAGACCGGGTGAGTACCTGCAGGCCGCCGACGAAGTACGGCTGCATGGGGAGTAGCCATTGGCCGGGGCCGCCGAGGCGGTCGTGGGTCGCAATGGCGGAGGCGGTGAGGGCTGCGGTGGAGAGCATTACGCCCTTGGGCTCGCCCGAGGAGCCGGACGTGGCTAGGACCACGCCGACGTCGGGAGACTCGAGTGGTGCATCGGGGGCGACCGCCTGGCGGACGCGCGCGGCAGCGGCGGGATCACCCGGCAGCGGCGCGAACGCAGTACCGGTGCCGTTCAGTAGGTCGGTCAACGCCGACAGCACGGCATCCGGGGTGCCTGGGACCAGGCGCAACGTAGACATGTCCCTCCGAGCCTACGGCGCACCCCTGGCGGCTCGGTCTCCCGTACCGCCTGCAAGCCCTTGCCAACCGGCTGACAGAATCGTTTGCCATGGCCACCCCTGCCCAGTGGATCGAAGGCGCCCGCCCTCGCACCCTGCCCGCCGCGATCGCTCCAGTGCTCGTCGGTACCGGCGCAGCCGCCTACCTCGACGGTTTCGTCTGGTGGAAGGCCCTGTTGGCTCTAGGTGTCGCCCTGGCGCTCCAGATCGGCGTCAACTACGCGAACGACTACAGCGACGGCATCCGCGGCACAGACGAGAACCGGGTCGGCCCGCTTCGCCTAGTGGGCGCCAAGGTGGCCACCCCGCAGCAGGTCAAGGCCGTGGCGTTCACCTGCTTCGGCATCGGCGCAGCACTCGGCCTAGTGCTCGCAGCGACCACCACCTGGTGGCTACTGGTCCCCGGAGCCGCCTCGATCCTCGGTGCCTGGTTCTACACGGGCGGCAAGAAGCCTTACGGCTACCGCGCCCTCGGGGAGATCAGCGTCTTCCTGTTCTTCGGCCTGGTCGCAGTGCTCGGTACTACCTACGTCCAGGCCGAGAAGCTCCACTGGACCGCAGTAGC
This region includes:
- a CDS encoding AMP-binding protein encodes the protein MSTLRLVPGTPDAVLSALTDLLNGTGTAFAPLPGDPAAAARVRQAVAPDAPLESPDVGVVLATSGSSGEPKGVMLSTAALTASAIATHDRLGGPGQWLLPMQPYFVGGLQVLTRSVLAGYAPVVASDHPTFAAGVMALTAERQYTAMVPTQLARYLETPQDQDMLRRFSAIIIGGAAMPDGLKAKAAAAGVTAIPSYGMTETGSGCVYAGEPLSGTRLRLDEEPPAGPPSGRSGGRGGGAGRIWISGPTLFSGYRLQPELTAEVLQDGWFRTQDRGEFVDGRLRVVGRVDDVVISGGVNVTVTAVQARLLEHPDVKDAVVLGVPDSEWGSRVVAFVVGIADREVLRDFVAEVLPRTWAPRQVVELSELPMLASGKVDRRRLVEGVL
- a CDS encoding 1,4-dihydroxy-2-naphthoate polyprenyltransferase translates to MATPAQWIEGARPRTLPAAIAPVLVGTGAAAYLDGFVWWKALLALGVALALQIGVNYANDYSDGIRGTDENRVGPLRLVGAKVATPQQVKAVAFTCFGIGAALGLVLAATTTWWLLVPGAASILGAWFYTGGKKPYGYRALGEISVFLFFGLVAVLGTTYVQAEKLHWTAVAGAVAIGSIACALLVANNLRDIPTDSVTGKRTLAVVLGAPNSRRLYAGLVALAFILAAVSAAATPWTLLALIALPLAAKATKTVLSDAVGPALIPVLQGTGLTELVYAVGLTVGLFLGN